A single Vigna radiata var. radiata cultivar VC1973A chromosome 8, Vradiata_ver6, whole genome shotgun sequence DNA region contains:
- the LOC106770912 gene encoding uncharacterized protein LOC106770912 → MTKKPVKYFVVDAFTESAFKGNPAAVCLLEEEREESWMQSLATEFNLSETCYLTRIADSDRSDISPNGSSNDRFHLRWFTPTTEVELCGHATLASAHVLFSSGLVKSNIIEFFTLSGVLTAKKVPGINESGAPDDGFFVELDFPADTVAEFNGADISQISAALNGAHIIDVKRTTIGDNLLVELASGKAVVELQPDIGAIEKCPGGGILVTGTASPESGFDYYCRTFFPKFGINEDPITGSAQCALAPYWAKKLGRCDLSAYAASSRSGVVHVHFDEQSKRILMRGNAVTVMDGSVLV, encoded by the exons ATGACAAAGAAACCTGTTAAATACTTTGTG GTGGACGCGTTCACCGAGTCGGCGTTCAAGGGGAACCCTGCAGCAGTGTGTTTGTTGGAAGAAGAGAGGGAGGAATCATGGATGCAAAGCCTAGCAACTGAGTTCAATCTCTCTGAGACATGCTACTTGACCCGGATTGCAGACTCCGACAGATCTGATATCTCGCCCAATGGATCCTCAAATGATCGTTTCCACCTCAGATGGTTCACTCCCACTACAGAG GTTGAGCTTTGCGGCCATGCCACGTTAGCTTCTGCACATGTTCTTTTTTCATCTGGTTTGGTGAAGTccaatattattgaatttttcacTCTCTCTGGAGTTCTAACTGCCAAAAAGGTCCCAGGGATCAATGAATCAGGCGCCCCAGATGATGGGTTTTTCGTTGAATTGGATTTCCCTGCTGATACAGTTGCTGAGTTCAATGGTGCTGACATTTCACAAATTTCGGCCGCTTTGAATGGTGCCCATATTATTGATGTAAAGAGGACAACCATTGGAGATAACCTATTG GTTGAACTTGCTTCAGGAAAAGCAGTTGTAGAACTACAGCCAGATATTGGTGCAATAGAAAAATGCCCTGGAGGAGGCATCCTGGTTACTGGGACTGCTTCTCCAGAGTCTGGATTTGATTATTATTGTCGAACTTTCTTTCCCAAATTTGGAATCAATGAG GATCCTATAACTGGAAGTGCACAATGTGCCTTGGCACCTTACTGGGCCAAAAAACTGGGGAGATGTGATCTCAGTGCTTATGCG GCATCATCGAGAAGTGGAGTTGTTCATGTTCATTTTGATGAGCAGAGCAAAAGGATATTGATGCGAGGAAATGCAGTAACTGTCATGGATGGGAGTGTTCTGGTTTGA
- the LOC106770429 gene encoding putative nuclease HARBI1 codes for MEEELDLSSLEAEDIDDDVLGVDFNIISIIRRHLEITTALAAVTMLCIVAHALNILEMYWSDSTSVSISLPERDRRREKLMSYLVHTNRSRDIIRMGPEAFIKLCERIRSTGLVKDAIRSTVEQQVAQFLHIIGHNVKNRSVGFFFHRSGSTVSRHFHNVLGAVISLESEFLIQPLGNEVQPYIFNNNRFYSYFKDCLGAIDGTHVRVKVARSDAPRFRGRKDWPTQNVFAACDFDMKFTYVLAGWEGTASDSRILKNALDRDDPLVIPQGKYYLGDAGFMLKSTVLTPYRGVRYHLKEYTRRGPQNARELFNHRHSSLRNVIERTFGVLKKRFPIIASGTEPHYDLETMTEIILACCILHNILRSVDNDDSLLDEVDNEINEREEHNVSSSQVREEDHRMGTSIRDAIADHMWRDYXNS; via the exons atggaagaagaattagatttaTCATCTTTGGAGGCTGAAGATATAGATGATGATGTGCTTGGCGTAgatttcaatattatatcaattatacGAAGACACTTAGAAATAACTACTGCTTTAGCTGCGGTAACAATGTTATGCATTGTTGCACACGCGTTGAATATCTTGGAAATGTACTGGAGTGATTCCACTAGTGTAAGTATTTCCCTACCAGAAAGAGATCGTCGTAGGGAGAAATTAATGTCATATCTAGTGCACACAAATCGGTCTCGCGACATTATTAGGATGGGTCCAGAGGCATTTATTAAACTTTGTGAAAGAATAAGATCAACTGGGTTAGTTAAGGACGCAATTCGGTCGACAGTGGAGCAACAAGTGGCTCAATTTCTTCATATCATTGGCCATAATGTTAAGAATCGAAGTGTAGGTTTTTTCTTCCATCGATCGGGCTCGACGGTTAGCAGACACTTTCACAATGTCTTGGGTGCAGTTATAAGTTTGGAATCTGAATTTCTTATTCAACCCTTAGGAAATGAGGTTCAACCATATATCTTCAATAACAATCGATTTTACTCGTACTTTAAG GATTGTTTGGGGGCCATTGACGGTACTCATGTTCGTGTGAAGGTGGCAAGATCTGATGCTCCTAGATttcgaggaagaaaagattggcCAACTCAAAATGTGTTCGCCGCGTGtgattttgacatgaaattCACATACGTTCTTGCTGGGTGGGAAGGCACTGCATCGGATTcgagaattttaaaaaatgctcTTGATCGAGATGATCCGTTGGTTATACCGCAAG GAAAATACTACCTCGGTGATGCTGGATTTATGTTGAAAAGCACAGTTTTGACTCCATATAGAGGCGTCAGATATCACCTTAAGGAATATACACGCAGAGGACCACAAAATGCACGCGAGTTGTTTAATCATCGACATTCATCGTTGAGAAATGTTATTGAAAGAACTTTTGGGGTGTTGAAAAAAAGATTCCCTATCATTGCAAGTGGCACTGAACCACACTATGATTTGGAGACGATGACAGAGATTATCTTAGCATGTTGTATCTTACACAACATCCTGCGAAGCGTGGATAATGATGACTCCTTACTTGATGAAGTTGATAATGAGATCAATGAAAGAGAAGAGCATAATGTTTCATCGTCTCAAGTTAGGGAAGAGGATCATAGGATGGGTACTAGTATTAGGGATGCCATAGCTGATCATATGTGGCGAGATTATCNNAACTCTtag
- the LOC106771264 gene encoding uncharacterized protein LOC106771264 isoform X2 gives MAKKPVKYFVVDAFTDVPFKGNPAAVCFLEEEEERSDHWLQAVAAEFNISQTCFLTRIVDSDTSLDSLNATSNPRFRLRWFTPITEVKLCGHATLAAAHTLFSSDFNLDQTSLVSGALIGASIIDIRRTQVTDDLLVVVKSGENVTEVKPQLDAIVKCPGRGIIVSGIAPPGSGFDFYSRFFCPKFGINEDPACGTAHCSLACYWSKKLGKYDLKAYQASPRGAIFNISLDEQNQRVLLRGKAVTVMEGCVLA, from the exons ATGGCAAAGAAACCTGTCAAATACTTTGTG GTCGACGCATTCACTGATGTACCATTCAAAGGGAACCCCGCAGCAGTGTGTTTCctagaggaagaggaagagaggagcGACCACTGGTTGCAAGCTGTAGCCGCTGAGTTCAACATCTCTCAGACTTGTTTCTTAACCCGGATTGTTGACTCTGATACCTCTCTTGACTCTCTCAATGCCACCTCTAATCCCCGTTTTCGCCTCAGATGGTTTACTCCTATTACTGAG GTTAAACTTTGTGGCCATGCCACATTAGCTGCTGCACACACACTCTTTTCATCTG ATTTCAACTTGGATCAAACATCACTAGTTTCTGGGGCCTTGATAGGTGCTTCCATAATTGATATAAGGAGGACCCAAGTTACAGATGACTTACTT GTAGTTGTCAAATCTGGGGAAAATGTCACAGAAGTAAAGCCACAGCTCGATGCAATAGTTAAATGTCCCGGAAGGGGAATAATTGTTTCGGGGATCGCTCCTCCGGGATCTGGATTTGACTTCTACAGTCGATTCTTCTGCCCGAAATTTGGAATCAATGAG GATCCTGCTTGTGGGACTGCACATTGTTCCTTAGCATGCTACTGGAGCAAGAAGCTGGGGAAATATGATTTGAAGGCTTATCAG GCATCACCCAGAGGAGCAATTTTCAATATTAGTTTAGATGAGCAGAACCAAAGAGTACTTTTGCGTGGGAAAGCAGTTACAGTGATGGAAGGGTGTGTTCTGGCCtag
- the LOC106771264 gene encoding uncharacterized protein LOC106771264 isoform X1, translating to MAKKPVKYFVVDAFTDVPFKGNPAAVCFLEEEEERSDHWLQAVAAEFNISQTCFLTRIVDSDTSLDSLNATSNPRFRLRWFTPITEVKLCGHATLAAAHTLFSSGLLHTNIIEFVTLSGLLTAKLIPAINISSASNLQNGETDDGFYIELDFPADPVTDFNLDQTSLVSGALIGASIIDIRRTQVTDDLLVVVKSGENVTEVKPQLDAIVKCPGRGIIVSGIAPPGSGFDFYSRFFCPKFGINEDPACGTAHCSLACYWSKKLGKYDLKAYQASPRGAIFNISLDEQNQRVLLRGKAVTVMEGCVLA from the exons ATGGCAAAGAAACCTGTCAAATACTTTGTG GTCGACGCATTCACTGATGTACCATTCAAAGGGAACCCCGCAGCAGTGTGTTTCctagaggaagaggaagagaggagcGACCACTGGTTGCAAGCTGTAGCCGCTGAGTTCAACATCTCTCAGACTTGTTTCTTAACCCGGATTGTTGACTCTGATACCTCTCTTGACTCTCTCAATGCCACCTCTAATCCCCGTTTTCGCCTCAGATGGTTTACTCCTATTACTGAG GTTAAACTTTGTGGCCATGCCACATTAGCTGCTGCACACACACTCTTTTCATCTGGTTTGTTGCATACCAATATTATTGAATTCGTAACGCTATCTGGGCTATTAACTGCAAAATTAATCCCAGCAATCAATATCTCCAGTGCCTCAAACTTGCAAAATGGCGAAACCGATGATGGGTTTTACATTGAATTGGATTTTCCTGCTGATCCTGTAACAGATTTCAACTTGGATCAAACATCACTAGTTTCTGGGGCCTTGATAGGTGCTTCCATAATTGATATAAGGAGGACCCAAGTTACAGATGACTTACTT GTAGTTGTCAAATCTGGGGAAAATGTCACAGAAGTAAAGCCACAGCTCGATGCAATAGTTAAATGTCCCGGAAGGGGAATAATTGTTTCGGGGATCGCTCCTCCGGGATCTGGATTTGACTTCTACAGTCGATTCTTCTGCCCGAAATTTGGAATCAATGAG GATCCTGCTTGTGGGACTGCACATTGTTCCTTAGCATGCTACTGGAGCAAGAAGCTGGGGAAATATGATTTGAAGGCTTATCAG GCATCACCCAGAGGAGCAATTTTCAATATTAGTTTAGATGAGCAGAACCAAAGAGTACTTTTGCGTGGGAAAGCAGTTACAGTGATGGAAGGGTGTGTTCTGGCCtag